A genomic stretch from Candidatus Schekmanbacteria bacterium includes:
- a CDS encoding inorganic phosphate transporter: MIDYTLFLLALTILAALVFDFSNGWNDSANAIATVVSTRVLSPIQAIVLSATLNFVGAFVSTKVAKSIAGKIVDPSILDAKVILASMIGAAIWTIALTKFGLPISCSHALIGGIMGSAVIGHGMGVLNIKGLTPIFLALLISPVLGMLFGLILMRVLNKMFANWAPRKVNSIFGKLQLISVSFMALSHGTNDAQKVMGVITMALVSAGVQTTLDVPVWVILLCALTIALGTALGGWKVIQTLGMNLIKLQPVHGFAAETSASGLLFFAAFLGLPVSTTHVITGSVLGVGSARRFSAVRWGIGKKIIYAWVFTLPASAVFAALIYLFLNAVLP; encoded by the coding sequence GTGATTGACTATACTTTATTCCTTCTCGCCTTAACAATATTAGCAGCCCTTGTTTTCGATTTTTCAAATGGATGGAACGATTCTGCCAATGCGATTGCCACTGTCGTTTCAACGCGTGTTCTTTCTCCAATACAAGCCATAGTCCTTTCTGCCACATTGAACTTCGTTGGAGCCTTTGTAAGCACTAAGGTGGCAAAAAGTATTGCAGGCAAGATAGTTGACCCTTCTATCCTTGATGCAAAAGTAATCCTCGCATCTATGATAGGCGCGGCAATATGGACTATCGCACTAACAAAATTTGGCTTGCCGATTTCATGCTCGCACGCTCTCATAGGAGGGATTATGGGGTCGGCAGTAATAGGTCATGGCATGGGAGTTTTAAATATCAAGGGTCTTACCCCGATATTCCTTGCACTTCTTATTTCGCCTGTCCTTGGAATGCTATTCGGACTTATCTTAATGCGCGTACTTAATAAGATGTTTGCAAACTGGGCCCCGCGAAAAGTTAACAGCATATTTGGAAAACTTCAACTTATTTCCGTGAGTTTTATGGCATTAAGCCATGGTACAAACGATGCACAGAAGGTAATGGGAGTGATAACGATGGCTCTTGTTTCTGCAGGCGTCCAGACAACGCTTGATGTGCCGGTATGGGTAATTCTGCTTTGTGCTCTTACCATAGCTTTGGGAACCGCGCTTGGAGGATGGAAGGTCATACAGACGCTTGGTATGAACCTGATAAAGCTTCAGCCAGTACACGGGTTTGCGGCAGAAACATCAGCTTCGGGTCTTCTTTTCTTTGCAGCATTTCTCGGGCTTCCAGTAAGCACAACGCATGTAATAACAGGAAGTGTTTTGGGCGTAGGTTCGGCACGCCGGTTTTCAGCCGTAAGATGGGGCATCGGAAAGAAGATAATATATGCATGGGTATTTACATTGCCCGCATCAGCAGTCTTTGCCGCATTGATTTACTTGTTCCTGAATGCAGTCCTTCCGTAA
- a CDS encoding MarR family transcriptional regulator, giving the protein MKKNNNNGFRGKTERFEKAFRDFFSIIREKDRYRFSDFKVTEAQFIAMMFLREKKIATMSELKVWMGIHMSTLTGIIDRMVRDGFVKRGKDNTDRRIVNVSLTKKGSSTSSLLWKVRRERIETMLRMLNEDDQMLLIDTFERLSTNIKQKYQKTTEAKQ; this is encoded by the coding sequence ATGAAAAAAAATAATAACAATGGTTTCCGCGGGAAGACTGAGCGCTTTGAAAAAGCCTTCAGGGACTTTTTTTCCATAATCCGCGAAAAGGACCGGTATCGTTTTTCCGATTTCAAGGTCACAGAGGCTCAGTTCATAGCAATGATGTTTTTGAGAGAGAAGAAAATAGCAACCATGAGCGAGCTGAAGGTCTGGATGGGAATTCATATGAGTACGCTTACCGGGATAATTGACCGCATGGTGCGCGACGGATTCGTCAAAAGAGGAAAGGACAATACTGACAGGAGGATAGTGAATGTAAGCCTGACCAAGAAGGGCTCCTCAACATCATCATTGCTCTGGAAGGTCCGCAGGGAAAGGATTGAAACCATGCTTCGCATGCTTAACGAAGACGACCAGATGCTTCTCATAGATACTTTTGAACGTTTAAGCACCAACATAAAACAGAAATACCAGAAAACAACGGAGGCTAAACAATGA
- a CDS encoding efflux RND transporter periplasmic adaptor subunit translates to MTIAGSRRKKIIITVSVIAFLFLGFRVYKSVIEGQGMAATSKDSRIVVGTVSAVNGDIRNVITISGDVCPNAGVDIYTKASGKIEKVNVDIGDAVGKGQVLAIIEHEELDLKVKEAEAALKVAQADLEKAKASIERTRNEYQRAETLKKNGMLSDQEFEKSLDNYRSSLASLSLSEAQANDSRKAQLDIAKQDLSNCWIRSPIAGVVTRKNYDMGAMVYSSNGGSSVPLFRVEDLSVVKVRINVPAKYVKVLKEGMPALVSVSSMGNEKFAGEVKRISPGLDQLSRSAVCEVEVENSGMRLRSGSFAEIEIDMGTIKNTVMIPRDAVMKREGKEYSFVFNGGKANMRQLKTGVSYGDMIQVIEGIKSGEEVVTSNKASLYDQASIRKGSV, encoded by the coding sequence ATGACAATCGCTGGTAGCAGAAGAAAAAAAATCATAATTACGGTTTCTGTTATCGCATTTCTATTTTTGGGTTTCAGGGTTTATAAGTCGGTTATAGAAGGACAGGGAATGGCCGCAACATCAAAAGACTCAAGGATTGTAGTCGGGACTGTAAGCGCAGTAAACGGTGATATAAGAAACGTAATCACAATATCGGGAGATGTTTGTCCAAATGCTGGCGTTGACATATATACAAAAGCTTCAGGAAAAATTGAAAAGGTGAATGTTGATATTGGGGACGCAGTCGGGAAGGGCCAGGTCCTTGCGATAATAGAGCATGAGGAGCTTGACTTGAAGGTTAAAGAGGCTGAAGCAGCGCTTAAGGTCGCACAGGCAGACCTTGAGAAGGCAAAGGCAAGCATAGAAAGGACAAGGAATGAATATCAGAGAGCAGAGACCCTGAAAAAAAATGGAATGCTTTCAGACCAGGAATTTGAAAAGTCCCTCGATAATTACAGGTCATCGTTGGCTTCCCTTTCGCTTTCTGAGGCGCAGGCAAATGACTCCCGCAAGGCGCAGCTTGATATTGCCAAGCAGGATCTCTCAAATTGCTGGATAAGGTCTCCAATAGCCGGCGTTGTAACAAGGAAAAATTATGATATGGGTGCCATGGTCTATTCTTCAAACGGAGGCAGTTCAGTACCGCTGTTCAGGGTTGAAGACCTTAGCGTCGTAAAAGTACGGATCAATGTCCCTGCAAAGTACGTAAAGGTTCTTAAGGAGGGGATGCCTGCTTTGGTTTCGGTGTCTTCCATGGGAAATGAAAAGTTTGCCGGCGAGGTGAAAAGGATTTCTCCCGGTCTTGACCAGCTTTCAAGGTCAGCTGTTTGCGAAGTAGAAGTTGAAAACAGCGGTATGAGGCTAAGGTCAGGTTCGTTTGCTGAAATTGAGATCGATATGGGCACCATAAAGAACACAGTCATGATACCTCGCGATGCGGTCATGAAAAGAGAAGGTAAGGAGTATTCCTTTGTCTTTAACGGCGGGAAGGCAAACATGAGGCAGTTAAAGACCGGGGTGAGTTATGGTGACATGATACAGGTAATTGAAGGGATTAAGTCAGGTGAAGAAGTTGTCACGTCAAACAAGGCAAGCCTCTACGATCAGGCAAGCATCAGAAAAGGTTCTGTCTGA
- a CDS encoding efflux RND transporter permease subunit, whose protein sequence is MVLSDISINRPVFAAMMIVALMVLGVVSIAYINVEQTPDISPPFVTVTTLYPGASPEEVETTVTKPLEEAVSAVNGIKNISSITTEGMSRIVLEFEFEIPIKLASIEVREKVFQKKAQLPEEVKEPVIERLDPASRPVMWLGVSAPRPSSEIRDSVENVIKPAIEQIENVASIEMVGGLEREVQVNLRQGRLKAYGIPIQQVISTLKSENVNVPAGRIDNESREIVVRTQGEFTNIDQIGNIIITENNNVPVYMRDIAEVVDGFKDLRGIARINGVDAVSMAIKKQSGSNTVALCDNIVSKISDIKKLLPEDYNVFVIRDDSLLVKQDVANVRESIIVGVIMAVFIVFLFMHDWRSTVICALSLPTSLITTFFFMYVMGFSINIMTLMALSLIVGVLIDDAIVVRENIFRHMEEGMSPKEAASFGTAEIGLAVMATTFSIVAVFFPIAFMTGMIGKWFKSFGLTAAFAVMVSLFVSFTLDPMLSAYFMRPLSKEEKEKDTFFTRISNKLEKFYSALDNEYREILKWTLANKKTVILGAMGIFIGSLVLLPFIGVEFFSAEDRGEISVTIKMPPGTSLERTNGIATAAEKLIKKNPDVITIFTAIGQLNDVTNAHLDVYCTKKGERKSGLTQEAIKEQIRVALSDLPADKIMVNSRTMDEGQEAPVSIYVRGEDFNVLSDVSQKLLPIVRGVNGTVDVSSSFEKGRPELEVSIDRDMASDMSLGTGMVATNLRSMIEGIVPSKYREGDREYDIRVRLAKLDRDSTADIENISFRQQFKGGRDIALGEIASIDQKEGPTEIRRKNRQREVLVQSWLRDIPLSAVVKDIKGKITDIKLPPGYQMGFGGQAERMGEAFSTLGQAFILAILFIYMVLASQFNSFVHPFTIMLSLPLAIVGAVITLFLFGMHFAMSTMFAIIMLLGLVTKNAILLVDYTNTLRSRGLKKEDAILQAGPARLRPILMTTLAMILGMLPVALSNAPGSEFRAPMALSIIGGLLTSMMLTLVVVPAVYSVLDTVTERFFSRKKTLS, encoded by the coding sequence ATGGTCCTTTCTGATATATCGATAAACCGCCCGGTTTTCGCGGCGATGATGATCGTTGCACTCATGGTGCTTGGAGTTGTTTCAATAGCCTATATTAATGTTGAGCAAACTCCTGATATCTCGCCGCCATTCGTTACTGTGACCACATTATACCCGGGTGCCAGCCCGGAGGAAGTGGAAACAACCGTTACCAAGCCTCTTGAAGAAGCGGTGAGTGCGGTTAACGGCATAAAAAACATAAGCTCCATAACAACTGAAGGAATGTCAAGGATAGTCCTCGAATTCGAATTTGAGATCCCAATAAAGCTGGCAAGCATTGAAGTCAGGGAAAAGGTATTCCAAAAGAAAGCCCAGCTTCCGGAAGAGGTCAAAGAGCCTGTAATCGAAAGATTAGACCCGGCATCAAGGCCAGTCATGTGGCTTGGTGTTTCTGCACCGCGCCCGTCATCTGAGATAAGAGACAGTGTAGAAAACGTCATAAAACCTGCAATCGAACAGATCGAGAATGTTGCATCCATTGAGATGGTTGGAGGACTTGAACGTGAAGTGCAGGTCAACCTGAGGCAGGGCAGACTGAAGGCTTACGGCATTCCGATACAGCAGGTCATCTCAACCCTTAAAAGCGAGAACGTGAATGTCCCTGCAGGAAGAATCGACAATGAATCAAGAGAGATAGTCGTCCGGACTCAGGGTGAATTTACGAACATAGATCAGATCGGGAACATAATAATCACCGAGAACAACAATGTTCCGGTTTATATGAGAGACATTGCCGAGGTTGTTGACGGTTTCAAGGATCTGCGGGGAATAGCAAGGATAAATGGTGTTGATGCGGTTTCAATGGCAATAAAAAAACAAAGCGGTTCAAACACGGTTGCTCTTTGCGACAACATTGTCAGCAAGATCAGCGACATTAAGAAACTGCTTCCCGAGGACTATAATGTTTTTGTCATCAGGGATGATTCCCTGCTTGTAAAACAGGATGTGGCAAATGTAAGGGAATCTATCATTGTAGGCGTCATAATGGCGGTCTTTATTGTTTTTCTGTTTATGCATGATTGGAGAAGCACTGTGATATGTGCTCTTTCGCTGCCAACCTCGCTTATCACGACTTTCTTTTTCATGTATGTGATGGGCTTTTCAATAAATATAATGACGCTCATGGCATTGTCCCTTATCGTGGGTGTTCTCATAGATGACGCCATAGTGGTGAGGGAAAATATCTTCCGTCACATGGAGGAGGGGATGTCGCCCAAGGAGGCAGCTTCATTCGGGACTGCCGAGATAGGCCTTGCGGTCATGGCTACCACCTTCAGTATCGTCGCGGTTTTCTTTCCGATAGCTTTTATGACCGGCATGATCGGGAAATGGTTCAAATCCTTCGGGTTGACAGCGGCTTTTGCGGTCATGGTCTCGCTCTTTGTCTCCTTCACTCTTGATCCAATGCTTTCGGCTTATTTCATGCGTCCTCTTTCAAAAGAGGAAAAAGAGAAGGACACATTCTTTACCAGGATTTCAAACAAGCTTGAAAAATTTTATTCAGCCCTCGACAATGAATACAGGGAAATCCTTAAATGGACACTGGCTAATAAAAAAACAGTCATACTCGGCGCAATGGGGATTTTTATAGGCTCCCTTGTCCTTCTTCCCTTCATTGGAGTGGAGTTCTTTTCTGCCGAGGACAGGGGAGAAATAAGCGTTACCATCAAAATGCCCCCCGGAACATCACTTGAAAGGACTAACGGTATTGCAACGGCTGCTGAAAAACTTATAAAGAAAAACCCGGATGTGATAACGATATTCACGGCCATCGGCCAGCTTAATGACGTCACCAATGCGCACCTTGATGTATATTGCACAAAGAAGGGAGAGAGAAAGTCCGGACTTACCCAGGAAGCGATCAAAGAACAGATAAGAGTTGCCCTCTCGGACCTTCCGGCAGACAAGATAATGGTAAACAGCAGGACTATGGATGAAGGCCAGGAAGCCCCTGTAAGCATTTATGTGCGGGGGGAGGATTTTAATGTCCTTTCTGATGTCTCACAGAAACTTCTCCCCATCGTCAGAGGCGTGAACGGCACTGTTGACGTGTCGTCATCATTTGAAAAAGGACGTCCCGAGCTTGAAGTCAGCATTGACAGGGATATGGCAAGCGACATGAGTCTTGGCACCGGAATGGTGGCAACTAATTTAAGGTCCATGATCGAAGGGATAGTCCCGTCTAAGTACAGGGAAGGCGACAGGGAGTATGACATACGAGTAAGGCTTGCTAAGCTTGACCGTGACAGCACTGCGGACATTGAAAATATTTCTTTCAGGCAGCAGTTTAAAGGCGGCCGTGATATTGCGCTGGGAGAGATTGCCTCCATAGACCAGAAAGAAGGACCTACGGAGATAAGAAGGAAAAACAGGCAAAGGGAAGTGCTGGTTCAGTCATGGCTGAGAGACATCCCTTTGAGTGCTGTGGTAAAGGACATAAAGGGGAAGATCACCGACATCAAGCTTCCACCAGGATACCAGATGGGTTTTGGAGGGCAGGCCGAAAGAATGGGAGAGGCTTTTTCAACATTGGGCCAGGCTTTTATCCTTGCAATTTTATTCATATACATGGTGCTGGCATCCCAGTTTAATTCATTCGTTCATCCCTTCACCATAATGCTCTCACTTCCGCTTGCTATAGTCGGTGCGGTCATTACCCTCTTTTTATTTGGTATGCATTTTGCCATGTCGACGATGTTTGCCATAATAATGCTCCTCGGGCTTGTTACGAAGAACGCCATACTTCTTGTTGATTATACTAATACACTTCGGAGCAGAGGGCTTAAAAAGGAAGATGCAATACTTCAGGCAGGTCCGGCAAGGCTTCGTCCTATTCTTATGACAACACTTGCCATGATACTGGGTATGCTGCCGGTTGCTCTCAGCAATGCTCCGGGTTCTGAATTCAGGGCGCCCATGGCTCTTTCAATAATAGGCGGGCTGTTGACATCGATGATGCTTACACTCGTTGTTGTGCCTGCTGTTTATTCAGTCCTTGATACAGTTACAGAAAGGTTCTTTTCCCGGAAAAAAACTTTATCCTGA
- a CDS encoding alpha/beta hydrolase, which yields MRVLLFFIIGCFIWTCLSFVVKIIICSRLAIKKNKHHAFHPLKIILGIFGEFVSVTAAILLYPFGIFDSSVKPQAKLNKKRKGVLLIHGYIHNRSMLIPMKYYLRRRGIENIFDITLSPPFASIEHFAGLISAKVKEIKSCGIEEIDMVCHSMGGIAARYYAVNSPDAGVIGKLITIGSPHLGTALAGLHIGKCCGEMKTGSSFLKDLNEKRLPGNIKMFSIWSTFDNIILPPENSIAPDSKEISFDYIGHIALVFSPSVLNTVYKLL from the coding sequence ATGAGAGTTTTGCTCTTTTTTATAATTGGCTGTTTCATCTGGACATGTCTTTCTTTTGTCGTAAAAATTATAATCTGCTCCAGACTTGCGATTAAAAAAAATAAGCATCATGCCTTTCATCCTCTCAAAATCATTCTGGGAATCTTTGGTGAGTTTGTCTCGGTAACGGCTGCCATACTTCTTTACCCATTCGGGATATTCGACTCCAGCGTAAAACCGCAGGCTAAACTAAATAAAAAGCGAAAGGGAGTATTGCTGATACACGGCTATATTCATAACCGCTCCATGCTTATTCCTATGAAATATTATTTACGAAGAAGAGGTATTGAAAATATTTTTGATATCACACTAAGTCCCCCATTTGCATCCATAGAGCATTTTGCCGGACTCATCTCAGCAAAGGTCAAGGAAATAAAATCCTGCGGCATCGAAGAAATAGATATGGTCTGCCACAGTATGGGAGGAATAGCAGCGAGATATTATGCTGTAAATTCACCGGATGCAGGTGTGATAGGAAAGCTCATAACGATCGGAAGCCCGCACCTTGGCACTGCATTGGCCGGACTCCATATTGGTAAGTGCTGTGGTGAAATGAAGACAGGAAGTTCATTTTTAAAAGATTTAAATGAAAAGAGACTCCCCGGCAATATAAAGATGTTCTCGATTTGGAGTACCTTTGACAACATAATACTGCCGCCGGAAAATTCGATTGCTCCGGACTCTAAAGAGATATCCTTCGATTATATCGGGCATATTGCCCTGGTATTTTCCCCGTCTGTTTTAAATACAGTTTATAAGTTGTTATAA
- a CDS encoding Ig-like domain-containing protein: MIKKQTLLSIIMALAFSLILFLPNVYSMQGTGSGGMGGGMSNGSGNGDMSGGMGQGSGGGDMGSGMGQGSGGGDMGGGMSAKKKPMVMSVNISPKKTIVPAGETAIFTVTVKIKNKASKKVIWSVTGGSANGTIAANDLTSATYTAPAEVTEPRTIKIVAKSKMSKMKKSIAMVTLIPAVSSGDTITISNFAFSPVNLGAVPGAVITVTNEDEFTHTVTSASKPLNYTKGSVKGISFDTGSFINTDGSKTIEIPVTATVGTVIPYFCTEHTNTMTTKNGFITIVNPAEITISVSPENATIESEGTAQFTATITGTLDEVVTWTVDGGDANGTIDTSGLYTAPVLTTTMKSAVVRATSNADPAQSSTASVTLVPTITNGDTITISGLTFSPVNLGVSPGAVITVTNTVGFDHSVTSASEPEVYTNGAVNGISFDTGLFLSSSVTIEIPVTATVGTVIPYYCSQHMSLMTPKNGFITIK, translated from the coding sequence ATGATAAAAAAGCAAACTCTCTTGTCAATTATTATGGCACTGGCTTTTTCACTGATTCTTTTTTTGCCAAACGTATATTCAATGCAGGGTACCGGAAGCGGTGGTATGGGCGGTGGCATGTCAAATGGATCCGGCAATGGGGATATGAGTGGTGGAATGGGACAGGGGTCTGGTGGTGGAGATATGGGAAGTGGTATGGGTCAAGGATCTGGCGGTGGAGATATGGGTGGCGGCATGAGCGCTAAAAAGAAACCGATGGTCATGAGTGTAAATATTTCTCCAAAGAAAACAATTGTACCTGCCGGAGAAACAGCTATTTTTACCGTGACAGTTAAAATTAAAAACAAAGCAAGCAAGAAAGTCATATGGTCTGTTACAGGGGGCAGTGCCAATGGAACCATAGCTGCCAATGACCTGACTTCTGCCACTTACACGGCACCGGCGGAAGTTACCGAACCGAGGACAATTAAAATAGTTGCCAAAAGTAAAATGAGTAAAATGAAGAAATCAATAGCTATGGTCACACTTATTCCGGCAGTATCGAGCGGAGACACCATCACCATTTCCAATTTTGCTTTCAGCCCTGTCAACCTGGGCGCAGTTCCCGGAGCAGTAATCACAGTGACTAATGAAGATGAATTTACTCATACCGTGACAAGTGCTTCAAAGCCGCTTAATTATACGAAAGGTTCTGTAAAAGGGATTTCATTTGACACAGGCTCGTTCATCAACACAGATGGAAGCAAAACAATAGAAATTCCTGTCACCGCTACCGTTGGCACTGTAATTCCTTATTTCTGTACTGAACATACGAACACAATGACAACCAAAAATGGGTTTATCACAATAGTCAATCCCGCAGAAATAACTATTTCTGTATCTCCTGAAAATGCCACAATAGAGTCAGAAGGTACTGCTCAATTTACAGCAACCATAACAGGAACGCTTGACGAGGTTGTTACATGGACCGTTGACGGAGGAGATGCCAATGGAACAATCGATACAAGCGGACTTTATACTGCGCCTGTTCTGACAACAACAATGAAATCAGCCGTTGTAAGGGCAACGAGCAATGCTGATCCAGCGCAATCCTCAACAGCCTCAGTTACCCTTGTCCCAACTATAACTAACGGGGATACGATAACAATCTCCGGATTGACGTTCAGCCCTGTAAACCTCGGAGTATCACCAGGAGCAGTAATCACAGTTACTAATACTGTTGGTTTTGACCACTCTGTGACAAGCGCATCTGAACCGGAGGTTTATACCAATGGAGCCGTTAACGGTATTTCATTTGATACAGGACTTTTCTTAAGCTCAAGCGTTACAATTGAGATACCTGTTACAGCAACAGTCGGCACTGTTATCCCGTATTACTGCTCACAACATATGAGCTTAATGACACCTAAGAATGGTTTTATCACTATAAAGTAA
- a CDS encoding DUF2442 domain-containing protein: MEALLDVISVKTRDDYTLELVFENGEKRLFDMKPFLDKKPFVKLLNSPLFFKASVQYGTVVWPGNIDIAPDTLWSRSVQA; this comes from the coding sequence GTGGAAGCACTACTTGATGTCATCAGTGTAAAAACTCGTGATGATTATACTTTAGAACTTGTTTTTGAAAATGGCGAGAAACGATTATTTGATATGAAACCTTTTTTAGATAAAAAGCCTTTTGTCAAACTCCTTAACTCTCCGCTATTCTTCAAGGCGTCTGTCCAATATGGTACTGTGGTATGGCCGGGGAATATTGATATTGCACCCGATACTCTATGGTCTCGCTCTGTGCAGGCATAA